A window of the Candidatus Atribacteria bacterium ADurb.Bin276 genome harbors these coding sequences:
- the rbsR_2 gene encoding Ribose operon repressor has protein sequence MSSMKDVAKIAGVSVSTVSRVINKSIPVNNETRLRVEKAIRKLHYKPNLLAKGLRMRSGGIIGLVVPEIIHQTFVNFIHYVEEQIVDHGFDLILGNTQEDPEKEERFIDSLIRRNVDGIIFSRVSDQSRVFNILEKTNIPVVVVDRFLEKEDIPSIVLNNYQAGILAGSHLISLNHKKIACITGPLNIALCRERLKGFKTILSENGVLLPPDFIYEGDFKFESGIYAIKKFLNDDIKVTAIWAQNDMMAIGALKELNQNHIRVPEDISLIGMDNISSSEMVTPSLTTIIQPFQEMCQRAVQIILNHIHKKEITLNRIVLEPSLIIRESTRPFK, from the coding sequence GAAAGATGTAGCAAAAATTGCTGGAGTTTCGGTTTCAACTGTTTCCAGGGTTATTAATAAAAGCATTCCGGTAAACAATGAAACTCGCTTGAGAGTGGAAAAGGCGATTCGCAAGCTCCACTACAAACCAAACCTTCTTGCTAAGGGTCTTCGTATGCGGAGTGGAGGTATCATTGGTTTGGTCGTTCCTGAAATTATCCATCAAACTTTTGTCAATTTTATTCATTATGTAGAGGAACAAATTGTTGATCACGGATTCGATTTGATTTTAGGAAATACTCAAGAAGATCCAGAAAAAGAAGAGCGGTTTATTGATAGTTTGATTCGAAGAAATGTCGATGGAATTATTTTTTCTCGAGTTTCTGATCAGAGCCGGGTTTTTAATATTCTTGAGAAAACCAATATTCCGGTTGTGGTTGTTGATCGTTTTTTAGAAAAGGAAGATATTCCCAGTATTGTTCTGAATAACTATCAAGCCGGGATTTTGGCTGGTTCTCATTTGATCAGTTTAAACCATAAAAAAATTGCTTGTATTACTGGTCCATTAAATATTGCTCTTTGTCGAGAGCGATTAAAAGGCTTTAAAACTATTCTTTCTGAAAATGGAGTTCTTTTACCCCCGGATTTTATCTATGAAGGGGACTTCAAATTTGAATCGGGGATTTACGCTATTAAGAAATTTTTAAATGATGATATTAAAGTTACGGCAATTTGGGCACAAAATGATATGATGGCAATTGGAGCCCTCAAAGAGCTCAACCAAAATCACATCCGTGTACCTGAAGATATTTCCTTAATTGGGATGGATAATATCAGCTCTTCGGAAATGGTTACTCCATCGCTAACCACCATTATCCAACCATTTCAGGAAATGTGTCAAAGGGCAGTTCAAATTATCTTGAATCATATACACAAGAAAGAAATTACTCTCAATCGGATTGTTTTGGAACCAAGCTTAATAATCCGTGAATCAACTCGTCCTTTCAAATAA